Sequence from the Candidatus Phytoplasma solani genome:
GCTTTAGTAGCGTTTAAAGCATCTTCTAAACGTAATTTTTTGTCTTTTAATTCAGTATCAGTTGTAGCTCCTACCTTGATCAAAGCAATTCCGCCTGTTAATTTGGCTAGTCTTTCTTGTAAGGTTTTAGTCTCATAATCAACGGTTGAATTTTTGATTTGTGTTTGTAACAAAGCAATGCGTTGTTCTAAAGCCTGACTTGTTGCAGCCCCTACTAAAGTAGTGTTATCTTTTTTGATAATAACTTTGTTAATGTTGCCTAAATCGCTTGTTTTAACATTGGTTAATTTCATATTAAGGTCTTTGGAAATGAAAGTTCCTTGCGTTAAAATCGCGATATCTTGTAAAATTTCTTTTTGGTTATCGCCAAAACCAGGGGCATTGGTGACTACAACATTAAAAGTTCCTCTCAATTTATTAGCAACTAAGACTCCCAAAACTTCGTTTTCAACTGCTTCAGCGATGATCAATAAAGTTTTTGATTCTTTGACCACTCCTTCTAAAAGAGGTAAAATTTCTTGGATCGTGCTAATTTTATGATCAGTTATTAAAACTAAAGGTTGATTTAATTCAATTGTCATACTTTCTCTGTCGGAGACAAAATAAGGTGAAGCATAACCTTTATCATACTCCAAACCTTGTACCACTTCTAAATTGGTTTCAAAACTTTTGGACTCATCGACATTAATCACGCCGTTTTTGCCCACTTTTTCCATCGCTTGAGCAATAATTTTACCAATTTCTCCACTACCGGCAGAAATAGCGGCTACATTTTGAATATCTTCTTGACCTTCTACTTTTTTGGATTTGGTTAAAAGTTTTTGTGCAACTGTTTGAGCAGCAAGTTCGATCCCTTCTTTAACTAGCATCGGATTTGCTCCTGAGTCAATCGCTTTAAAACCACGATGAATCATACTTTGCGCTAATACTGTTGCTGTCGTAGTACCATCTCCTGCTCGATCGTTAGTTTTGGCTGCCACTTCATAAACTAATTTAGCTCCCATATTTTGGTAAGGATTTTTTAATTCGATTTCTTTTGCAATTGACACGCCATCGTTGACAATCGCAGGACTTTCATAAGGCTTTTCTAAAATAACGTTTCGTCCTTTCGGTCCTAAAGTCACTTTAACAGTGTTGGCAATCGCATCAACTCCTTGCAACAAAGCTTTTCTTGCGTCCTTGCCGTAAAATATTTGTTTACTCATTTGATTTTACTCCTTATAATTTTTTGTTTTATCTGATTTTGGCTAAAATATCTTTGACCGGAACAATTAAAAACTCTTGTCCTCCTAAAGTGATTTTGCTACCAGAATAACTTTTATAAACCACTTCGTCATCTTTTTTTAGTCCTTCAACTTTAGAGCCGATTTCGATGATAATACCGATCGAAGATTTTTCTTTTTCAGCTAAAGCTAAAAGAATACCGCTTTGAGTAGTTGTTTCTTCCATCTTTAATTTTAAAACAACGTTATCATGTAAAGGGATAATGTTTTTTTGCATTTAAAATTCTCCTTTTTAGAATTAAAATTTTATTAAGTAAAAGCAAGTCAAAAATAACTTTGGCACTTAAATTAAGATAGTGCCAAATCAATTCTATTATAACTTAATATAGCTATATTTGTCAAGCATTTGAAATCCACAATTAAGGCAGCTTGGGCATGTGTTTAAATGTATTTAAATTGAGGTGTTGTTAGATTGTTATTAGTTTTTGGAATGTTTTGCTCCGTTTTTACAAATATATAAAAATCACTTGCAAAAAAGTGCAATATTTATAATTTTAATAATAAATAGTTCAATTGTCTAAAAAAACGAAACAGCGCACTTTTTTACGCATTTTTTTCAAAAAACATCATAATTGCGTAAAAAAATAATTTTAATTTC
This genomic interval carries:
- the groL gene encoding chaperonin GroEL (60 kDa chaperone family; promotes refolding of misfolded polypeptides especially under stressful conditions; forms two stacked rings of heptamers to form a barrel-shaped 14mer; ends can be capped by GroES; misfolded proteins enter the barrel where they are refolded when GroES binds); amino-acid sequence: MSKQIFYGKDARKALLQGVDAIANTVKVTLGPKGRNVILEKPYESPAIVNDGVSIAKEIELKNPYQNMGAKLVYEVAAKTNDRAGDGTTTATVLAQSMIHRGFKAIDSGANPMLVKEGIELAAQTVAQKLLTKSKKVEGQEDIQNVAAISAGSGEIGKIIAQAMEKVGKNGVINVDESKSFETNLEVVQGLEYDKGYASPYFVSDRESMTIELNQPLVLITDHKISTIQEILPLLEGVVKESKTLLIIAEAVENEVLGVLVANKLRGTFNVVVTNAPGFGDNQKEILQDIAILTQGTFISKDLNMKLTNVKTSDLGNINKVIIKKDNTTLVGAATSQALEQRIALLQTQIKNSTVDYETKTLQERLAKLTGGIALIKVGATTDTELKDKKLRLEDALNATKAAITEGTVVGGGKALVEVYQELKDNLASDNKEVQKGINVVVESLLTPTYQIAENAGFDGDHIVRQQLNQKLNFGFNAKSGQYVDLSQAGIIDPTKVTRQAILNAASISALMITTEAAVVSLKDDKQSDMGMSE
- a CDS encoding co-chaperone GroES, with amino-acid sequence MQKNIIPLHDNVVLKLKMEETTTQSGILLALAEKEKSSIGIIIEIGSKVEGLKKDDEVVYKSYSGSKITLGGQEFLIVPVKDILAKIR